The Panicum virgatum strain AP13 chromosome 5K, P.virgatum_v5, whole genome shotgun sequence genome has a window encoding:
- the LOC120706863 gene encoding glycine, alanine and asparagine-rich protein-like: MEISASAAAAASCPPPRPLLLRPIASASPHPATATTTSSSAATVRRRPSTYSATATVRRRARTRPRTGRSKLPDDAGGDCFSGGDGGPGFGGTGGGGGGGGRWSWNGGFGSGSGSGGPGDWEPDVPAPRRSSAEAALGVVYELMCLLALSNCTQFAVRRLAGLLAVRVAALRFVPAVC, from the coding sequence ATGGAgatctccgcctccgccgcggcggccgcctcctgcCCGCCGCCCAGGCCGCTGCTCCTCCGCCCGATTGCCTCGGCGTCGCCCCACCCCGccacggccaccaccacctcctcctccgccgccaccgtccgccgccgcccgtccaccTACTCGGCCACCGCCacggtccgccgccgcgcgcgcacccGCCCGCGCACGGGGCGCTCCAAGCTCCccgacgacgccggcggcgactgcttctccggcggcgacggaggcccTGGCTTCGGaggaaccggcggcggcgggggagggggagggcggtGGAGCTGGAACGGCGGGTTCGGGTCCGGGTCCGGGTCGGGCGGCCCCGGCGACTGGGAGCCCGACGTCCCCGCGCCCCGGAGGTCCTCGGCGGAGGCCGCGCTCGGGGTCGTCTACGAGCTCATGTGCCTCCTTGCGCTCTCCAACTGCACCCAGTTCGCCGTCCGCAggctcgccggcctcctcgcCGTGCGCGTCGCCGCGCTGCGGTTCGTCCCCGCCGTCTGCTGA